In the genome of Streptomyces collinus, one region contains:
- the rsgA gene encoding ribosome small subunit-dependent GTPase A: protein MSFSSLPGSSSSTSHPLEPYGWDAGWEAEFAPYEAEGLLPGRVVRVDRGQCDVVTADGPLRADTAFVTPHDPLRVVCTGDWVAVEPGGNPRYVRTCLPRRTAFVRSTSSQRSEGQILAANVDHAVIAVSLAVELDLGRIERFLALAWESGAQPVVVLTKADLVPDPVTLSYLVQDVETTAPGVAVVPVSCLGDGGGLDTLAAIVGGGTSVLLGQSGAGKSTLANALLGEDVMDVQANRDVDGKGRHTTTTRNLLALPGGGVLIDTPGLRGVGLWDAETGVGQVFSEITALAERCRFHDCAHEAEPGCAVLAAIDTGELPERRLQSYRKLQRENQRIVAKTDARLRAEIRKDWKRKGAMGKAAMEAKRGAHWRS, encoded by the coding sequence TTGTCTTTCTCTTCTCTCCCGGGTTCGTCCTCGTCCACCTCGCATCCGCTCGAGCCGTACGGCTGGGACGCGGGCTGGGAGGCCGAGTTCGCCCCCTACGAGGCCGAAGGCCTGCTGCCCGGCAGGGTCGTCCGGGTCGACCGCGGGCAGTGCGACGTCGTCACCGCCGACGGGCCGCTGCGCGCCGACACCGCGTTCGTCACCCCGCACGACCCCCTGCGCGTCGTCTGCACCGGCGACTGGGTCGCCGTCGAACCCGGCGGCAACCCGCGCTACGTGCGCACCTGCCTGCCGCGGCGCACCGCCTTCGTCCGCTCCACCTCCTCCCAGCGGTCCGAGGGGCAGATCCTCGCGGCCAACGTCGACCACGCCGTCATCGCCGTGTCCCTCGCGGTCGAGCTGGACCTCGGCCGCATCGAGCGCTTCCTCGCGCTCGCCTGGGAATCCGGGGCCCAGCCCGTCGTCGTCCTCACCAAGGCCGACCTCGTGCCGGACCCGGTGACCCTCTCGTACCTCGTCCAGGACGTGGAGACGACCGCGCCCGGCGTGGCGGTCGTGCCCGTCAGCTGTCTCGGCGACGGGGGAGGGCTCGACACCCTCGCCGCGATCGTCGGCGGGGGGACGTCCGTGCTGCTCGGGCAGTCCGGCGCCGGCAAGTCGACCCTCGCCAACGCGCTGCTCGGCGAGGACGTCATGGACGTCCAGGCCAACCGGGACGTCGACGGCAAGGGCCGCCACACCACGACCACCCGCAACCTGCTCGCACTGCCGGGCGGCGGAGTCCTCATCGACACCCCCGGCCTGCGCGGCGTCGGCCTGTGGGACGCCGAGACCGGCGTCGGTCAGGTGTTCTCCGAGATCACGGCGCTGGCCGAGCGCTGCCGCTTCCACGACTGCGCCCACGAGGCCGAGCCGGGATGCGCCGTGCTGGCCGCCATCGACACCGGTGAGCTGCCGGAGCGGCGGCTGCAGAGCTACCGCAAGCTCCAGCGGGAGAACCAGCGCATCGTCGCCAAGACCGACGCCCGCCTCCGGGCCGAGATCCGCAAGGACTGGAAGCGGAAGGGGGCGATGGGCAAGGCCGCGATGGAGGCCAAGCGGGGAGCACACTGGCGTTCCTGA
- a CDS encoding DNA-3-methyladenine glycosylase 2 family protein, with the protein MDQGTDEDTRYEAVRGRDARFDGVFFFAVETTGIYCRPSCPAVTPKRANVRFFATAAAAQGSGFRACRRCRPDAVPGSAEWNVRADVVGRAVRLIADGVVDREGVAGLAGRLGYSARQVQRQLTAELGAGPVALARAQRAHTARVLVQTTELPITEIAFASGFASVRQFNDTIRAVYASTPSELRAAAPKAGRGRRAATPNAGIPLRLAHRGPYQAGFVFDLLAREAVPGIEDVSGPPGTRTYRRTLRLPYGTGIVAVGERPGTARTASGAHPGGWLDARLHLTDPRDLTTAVQRLRRLFDLDADPYAVDERLAADPRLAPLVRARPGLRSPGTADPQELAVRALTGRTEAERLVRRYGKALDAPCGSLTHLFPEPAVLAGAEPGGPLGALTAALADHAVRLDPGADRDGARDALRAVPGLDARTVAEIRTRALGDPDVAPPGRDVPDHWRPWRSYAVNHLRAAGEWEL; encoded by the coding sequence ATGGACCAGGGAACGGACGAGGACACCAGGTACGAGGCCGTACGCGGCCGTGACGCCCGTTTCGACGGCGTGTTCTTCTTCGCCGTCGAAACGACCGGCATCTACTGCCGGCCGAGCTGCCCCGCGGTCACCCCGAAGCGGGCCAACGTACGGTTCTTCGCCACGGCAGCCGCCGCGCAGGGCTCGGGTTTCCGGGCCTGCCGGCGGTGCCGCCCGGACGCCGTGCCCGGCTCCGCCGAGTGGAACGTCCGGGCGGACGTGGTGGGCCGGGCCGTGCGGCTGATCGCCGACGGCGTGGTCGACCGGGAAGGCGTCGCCGGGCTCGCCGGACGCCTCGGCTACAGCGCACGGCAGGTGCAGCGGCAGCTCACCGCCGAACTCGGTGCCGGGCCCGTCGCCCTCGCCCGGGCCCAGCGGGCCCACACCGCACGCGTCCTGGTGCAGACCACCGAGCTGCCGATCACCGAGATCGCGTTCGCGTCGGGCTTCGCCAGCGTGCGGCAGTTCAACGACACGATCCGTGCGGTGTACGCGTCGACCCCGAGCGAGCTGCGCGCCGCCGCGCCCAAGGCCGGCCGGGGCCGCCGCGCGGCCACCCCGAACGCCGGCATCCCGCTCCGGCTCGCCCACCGCGGCCCCTACCAGGCCGGATTCGTCTTCGACCTGCTGGCGCGCGAGGCCGTACCCGGCATCGAGGACGTGAGCGGCCCGCCCGGCACCCGCACCTACCGGCGCACCCTCCGCCTCCCGTACGGCACCGGCATCGTCGCCGTCGGCGAACGCCCGGGCACCGCCCGGACCGCATCCGGCGCCCACCCGGGCGGCTGGCTCGACGCCCGGCTGCACCTCACCGACCCGCGCGACCTCACCACCGCCGTCCAGCGGCTGCGGCGGCTGTTCGACCTCGACGCCGACCCCTACGCCGTCGACGAGCGCCTCGCCGCCGACCCGCGGCTCGCGCCCCTGGTCCGTGCCCGGCCCGGGCTGCGCTCACCGGGCACCGCCGACCCGCAGGAACTCGCGGTGCGCGCGCTGACCGGCCGCACGGAGGCGGAACGGCTCGTACGCCGCTACGGCAAGGCCCTCGACGCCCCCTGCGGCAGCCTCACCCACCTCTTCCCCGAGCCCGCCGTCCTCGCCGGGGCCGAACCCGGCGGCCCCCTCGGCGCGCTCACCGCCGCCCTCGCCGACCACGCCGTACGGCTCGACCCGGGCGCCGACCGGGACGGCGCGCGGGACGCCCTGCGTGCCGTGCCCGGCCTGGACGCCCGTACGGTGGCCGAGATCCGCACCCGAGCCCTCGGCGACCCGGACGTGGCCCCGCCCGGCCGTGACGTCCCCGACCACTGGCGCCCCTGGCGCTCGTACGCCGTGAACCACCTGCGCGCAGCAGGGGAGTGGGAGTTGTGA
- a CDS encoding methylated-DNA--[protein]-cysteine S-methyltransferase has translation MTGPTYWTSVTGPLGPLLLTAAPTGELTSLSVPGQKGGHEVRDDWRRDPGPFREAEEQLAAYFAGELKEFRLAWRTEGTAFREKVWAALDGIPYGSTATYGEIAAHIGAPRAAVRAVGGAIGANPLLVVRPCHRVIGADGTLTGYAGGLDRKVRLLTHEGVLPG, from the coding sequence ATGACCGGCCCGACCTACTGGACGAGTGTGACCGGCCCGCTCGGGCCGCTGCTCCTCACGGCCGCCCCGACCGGCGAGCTGACCTCCCTGTCCGTGCCCGGCCAGAAGGGCGGACACGAGGTGCGGGACGACTGGCGGCGCGACCCCGGGCCCTTCCGGGAGGCCGAGGAGCAGCTCGCCGCCTACTTCGCCGGGGAACTGAAGGAGTTCCGCCTGGCCTGGCGGACCGAGGGCACCGCCTTCCGCGAGAAGGTCTGGGCCGCGCTGGACGGCATCCCCTACGGCTCGACCGCGACCTACGGCGAGATCGCCGCGCACATCGGAGCGCCACGGGCGGCGGTGCGGGCCGTCGGCGGTGCGATCGGCGCGAATCCGCTGCTGGTGGTCCGCCCGTGCCACCGGGTGATCGGGGCGGACGGCACGCTGACCGGCTACGCGGGGGGTCTGGACCGCAAGGTGCGGCTGCTGACGCACGAGGGTGTGCTGCCCGGGTAG
- a CDS encoding DUF456 domain-containing protein has product MGVWDLLLVGLVILLGLCGVLLPAMPGSLLVWAAVMWWALKDPQPVAWWVLVGATVLLLVSQGVRWSLPPRRLRMNATTRRMLACAGAGSLLGFVLVPVLGAIPGFLAGVYLFERVRLGRHADAVAALRTVMRAGGSGILAELFTCQLIAAAWVGAVFWG; this is encoded by the coding sequence ATGGGAGTGTGGGACCTCCTGCTGGTCGGGCTGGTCATCCTGCTCGGGCTGTGCGGAGTGCTGCTGCCCGCCATGCCGGGATCGTTGCTGGTGTGGGCCGCGGTCATGTGGTGGGCGCTGAAGGATCCGCAGCCCGTCGCCTGGTGGGTGCTGGTCGGGGCCACGGTGCTACTGCTCGTCTCCCAGGGCGTCCGCTGGTCGTTGCCGCCCCGGCGGCTGCGGATGAACGCCACCACCCGCCGCATGCTGGCCTGCGCCGGAGCCGGTTCCCTGCTCGGATTCGTCCTGGTCCCCGTACTGGGCGCGATCCCGGGATTCCTGGCCGGTGTCTACCTCTTCGAACGGGTCCGTCTCGGCCGTCACGCGGACGCGGTCGCCGCCCTGCGCACGGTCATGCGCGCGGGCGGCTCCGGCATCCTGGCCGAACTGTTCACCTGCCAGCTGATCGCGGCGGCCTGGGTGGGCGCGGTCTTCTGGGGCTGA
- a CDS encoding protein phosphatase 2C domain-containing protein encodes MNPRAADPGRPAGAVADGGPSPSAVPPAPPDARPPDGDPGRPSGAWPGDAPPPSAGPRTPPESPRQPPAPGIPGSRPAPVPPPPAAPPAWPATAADPPGKPAPPAPAAEPGGAASPATGFGEAAYPTPADRPPVPPRPAAPPASSPPADQPPPLPPGPGSEPSNPADQTPEPPDPPAADRIERPAETPRARGHVGTRPPTYDAEPTALPAADPDDLDDLVADTVLDGARYGACTLRAVSVRGDSARYRGEPRRDALLTARFGTGERALLLVAMATGVRATPGAHRAAAEACHWIGRAVGRSHARLVEDIRDGRRGDLKSGLHRLTDRSLGKLRASASEQGVDPGEYAASLRCLLLSADPGCRTRVFFGVGPGGLFRLREGEWQDIEPQVADVKGEPVLGFGSPPSETPEGDRLTMDLGIPTPPSPYEPAPEPPREPFRFRTSVARPGDTLLMCSGGLAEPLRGEPELGEYLAERWSRPEPPGLAAFLADSQVRVKGYADDRTAAAVWEA; translated from the coding sequence GTGAACCCGCGCGCTGCCGACCCCGGCAGGCCTGCGGGCGCGGTGGCAGATGGCGGGCCTTCGCCCTCGGCTGTCCCACCTGCGCCCCCGGACGCGCGCCCTCCCGACGGCGACCCCGGCAGGCCCTCGGGTGCGTGGCCGGGTGACGCGCCCCCGCCCTCGGCCGGCCCTCGTACGCCGCCGGAAAGCCCCAGGCAGCCCCCCGCCCCGGGCATCCCCGGCTCACGGCCGGCTCCGGTTCCCCCGCCCCCCGCGGCCCCTCCGGCGTGGCCGGCTACGGCCGCGGACCCACCCGGCAAGCCCGCGCCTCCGGCCCCTGCCGCCGAGCCCGGCGGGGCCGCGTCGCCCGCCACCGGATTCGGGGAGGCCGCGTACCCGACTCCGGCCGACCGGCCACCCGTGCCGCCGCGCCCCGCCGCACCGCCCGCGTCCTCGCCTCCGGCCGACCAGCCGCCGCCCCTGCCTCCCGGCCCCGGCTCCGAGCCGTCGAACCCGGCTGATCAGACGCCCGAGCCGCCGGACCCGCCTGCCGCCGACCGGATCGAGCGCCCCGCGGAGACCCCCCGGGCCCGTGGCCACGTCGGTACCCGGCCGCCCACCTACGACGCCGAACCCACCGCCCTGCCCGCGGCCGATCCGGACGATCTCGACGACCTCGTGGCGGACACCGTGCTGGACGGGGCCCGCTACGGGGCCTGCACGCTGCGGGCCGTTTCCGTGCGGGGGGACTCCGCGCGGTACCGGGGCGAGCCCCGCCGGGACGCGCTGCTCACCGCCCGGTTCGGCACGGGGGAGCGCGCGCTGCTGCTCGTGGCGATGGCGACCGGGGTCCGGGCGACGCCGGGCGCGCACCGGGCCGCCGCCGAGGCCTGTCACTGGATCGGTCGGGCCGTCGGCCGCAGCCACGCACGGCTCGTGGAGGACATAAGGGACGGCCGCCGCGGCGACCTGAAGTCCGGGCTGCACCGCCTCACCGACCGCAGCCTCGGCAAGCTCCGGGCCAGCGCCTCCGAGCAGGGCGTCGACCCCGGTGAGTACGCGGCCAGCCTGCGCTGCCTGCTGCTGTCCGCCGACCCCGGGTGCCGTACGCGGGTGTTCTTCGGAGTCGGGCCGGGCGGGTTGTTCCGGTTGCGGGAGGGCGAGTGGCAGGACATCGAGCCGCAGGTCGCCGACGTCAAGGGCGAACCCGTCCTGGGCTTCGGCTCACCGCCCTCCGAGACGCCCGAGGGGGACCGGCTCACCATGGACCTGGGCATCCCGACCCCGCCCAGCCCGTACGAACCGGCCCCGGAGCCGCCCCGCGAGCCGTTCCGGTTCCGGACCTCCGTCGCCCGCCCGGGTGACACGCTCCTGATGTGCAGCGGCGGCCTCGCCGAGCCCCTGCGCGGCGAGCCCGAACTGGGCGAGTACCTCGCCGAGCGGTGGTCCCGCCCCGAACCGCCCGGCCTCGCCGCGTTCCTCGCCGACTCCCAAGTACGGGTCAAGGGTTATGCAGACGACCGTACGGCCGCCGCGGTGTGGGAGGCGTGA
- a CDS encoding pyruvate dehydrogenase gives MAKQNVAEQFVDILTRAGVKRLYGVVGDSLNPVVDAVRRNSAIDWIHVRHEETAAFAASAEAQITGGLAACAGSCGPGNLHLINGLYDAHRSMAPVLALASHIPSSEIGLGYFQETHPDRLFAECSHYSEMISSPQQMPRLLQTAIQNAVGRSGVSVVTLPGDIADLPAPEKAAETALVTSRPSVRPGDAEIDRLVEMIDDAGKVTLFCGSGTAGAHAEVMEFAGKIKSPVGHALRGKEWIQYDNPYDVGMSGLLGYGAAYEATHECDLLILLGTDFPYNAFLPDDVKIAQVDVRPEHLGRRSKLDLAVWGDVRETLRCLIPRVKEKKNRRFLDRMLKKHADALEGVVKAYTRKVEKHTPVHPEYVASVLDEVASDDAVFTVDTGMCNVWAARYISPNGRRRVIGSFSHGSMANALPMAIGAQFTDRKRQVVSMSGDGGFSMLMGDFLTLVQYDLPVKVVLFNNSSLGMVELEMLVAGLPSYGTANKNPDFAAVARACGAYGVRVEKPKDLAGALKDAFKHKGPALVDVVTDPNALSIPPKIKAEMVTGFALSASKIVLDGGVGRMLQMARSNLRNVPRL, from the coding sequence ATGGCCAAACAGAACGTCGCGGAACAGTTCGTCGACATCCTGACCCGCGCCGGAGTCAAACGCCTCTACGGCGTCGTCGGCGACAGCCTCAACCCGGTCGTCGACGCCGTCCGCCGCAATTCCGCCATCGACTGGATCCACGTCCGGCACGAGGAGACCGCCGCCTTCGCCGCCAGTGCCGAGGCACAGATCACCGGCGGGCTCGCCGCGTGCGCCGGTTCCTGCGGCCCCGGCAACCTCCACCTCATCAACGGCCTCTACGACGCCCACCGCTCCATGGCCCCGGTCCTCGCCCTCGCCTCGCACATCCCGTCCAGCGAGATCGGCCTCGGCTACTTCCAGGAGACCCACCCCGACCGGCTGTTCGCCGAGTGCAGCCACTACAGCGAGATGATCTCCAGCCCGCAGCAGATGCCGCGGCTGCTGCAGACCGCCATCCAGAACGCCGTCGGCCGCAGCGGCGTCAGCGTCGTCACCCTGCCCGGCGACATCGCCGACCTGCCCGCCCCGGAGAAGGCCGCCGAGACCGCCCTCGTCACCTCCCGGCCCTCGGTCCGCCCGGGTGACGCCGAGATCGACCGGCTCGTCGAGATGATCGACGACGCCGGCAAGGTCACCCTCTTCTGCGGCAGCGGCACGGCCGGCGCGCACGCCGAGGTCATGGAGTTCGCCGGGAAGATCAAGTCCCCGGTCGGGCACGCCCTGCGCGGCAAGGAATGGATCCAGTACGACAACCCGTACGACGTCGGCATGAGCGGACTGCTCGGCTACGGCGCCGCCTACGAAGCCACCCACGAGTGCGACCTGCTGATCCTGCTCGGCACCGACTTCCCCTACAACGCCTTCCTCCCCGACGACGTGAAGATCGCCCAGGTCGACGTCCGGCCCGAACACCTCGGCCGCCGCTCCAAGCTGGACCTCGCGGTGTGGGGCGACGTACGGGAGACGCTGCGCTGTCTGATCCCGCGGGTGAAGGAGAAGAAGAACCGCCGCTTCCTCGACCGCATGCTGAAGAAGCACGCCGACGCGCTGGAAGGAGTCGTGAAGGCGTACACGCGCAAGGTCGAGAAGCACACGCCGGTCCACCCCGAGTACGTGGCGTCCGTGCTCGACGAAGTGGCCTCCGACGACGCCGTGTTCACCGTCGACACCGGCATGTGCAACGTCTGGGCCGCCCGCTACATCTCACCCAACGGCCGCCGCCGCGTCATCGGTTCCTTCTCCCACGGCTCGATGGCCAACGCCCTGCCCATGGCGATCGGCGCACAGTTCACCGACCGCAAGCGGCAGGTCGTGTCGATGTCCGGCGACGGCGGCTTCTCCATGCTGATGGGCGACTTCCTGACGCTGGTGCAGTACGACCTGCCCGTGAAGGTCGTGCTGTTCAACAACTCCTCGCTCGGCATGGTCGAGCTGGAGATGCTGGTCGCCGGTCTCCCGTCGTACGGCACCGCCAACAAGAACCCCGACTTCGCCGCCGTCGCCCGCGCCTGCGGTGCGTACGGGGTGCGCGTCGAGAAGCCCAAGGACCTCGCCGGGGCGCTGAAGGACGCCTTCAAGCACAAGGGGCCGGCCCTCGTCGACGTCGTCACCGATCCCAACGCGCTGTCCATCCCGCCGAAGATCAAGGCCGAGATGGTGACCGGCTTCGCCCTGTCGGCCTCGAAGATCGTGCTGGACGGCGGGGTCGGCCGGATGCTGCAGATGGCCCGCTCCAACCTGCGCAACGTGCCTCGGCTCTAG
- a CDS encoding transcriptional regulator, translating to MSAQDDVDEVGEFAALLRGLKERTDRSYGSLARRLAMNTSTLHRYCAGEAVPLDFAPVERFAALCGASPEERLELHRRWLLAVAARQRPRPASPAGTAETDPATGASPADTATDTSPAETDAGAAAVDTATDTSTTDTDADAATVDGPAESPAEADPLPRRPWYRRGRVTVGLAAACALLAVFGSLAALPDGRRASADGRAPSAGPATSGTAGSEAPGRESASPTPSGSSPTVEPPSPSATPKKKRKPSPPSSARTTPPAGAAGPAVPLTWSADSQAWNLGCGHDYVVARPPGQVAPPPVPQDAGVWAAAHNAVHGGETLVELSVQGRTDTAVVLKALRVRVVGRSAPAPGNAYAMNQGCGGSITPRSFDVNLDKDRPIARAVAGSDAGTPIPAVRMPYRVSARDPEVLLVNARTQGCDCRWYLELDWSSQGRTGTVRIDDAGRPFRTSGIKDLPHYTYDTSARRWAPYS from the coding sequence GTGTCGGCACAGGACGACGTCGACGAGGTCGGGGAGTTCGCGGCGCTGCTGAGAGGGCTGAAGGAGCGCACGGACCGCAGTTACGGTTCGCTGGCCCGGCGCCTGGCCATGAACACCTCGACCCTGCACCGCTACTGCGCGGGCGAGGCCGTCCCGCTCGACTTCGCGCCCGTGGAGCGCTTCGCCGCCCTGTGCGGGGCGTCCCCGGAGGAACGTCTGGAGCTGCACCGCCGCTGGCTCCTGGCGGTGGCGGCGCGGCAGCGGCCCCGCCCGGCGAGCCCGGCCGGCACGGCGGAGACGGACCCGGCCACGGGCGCCTCCCCGGCGGACACGGCTACGGACACCTCCCCGGCGGAGACGGATGCGGGCGCCGCCGCCGTGGACACGGCTACAGACACCTCCACAACGGACACGGATGCCGATGCCGCCACGGTGGACGGCCCTGCCGAAAGCCCCGCGGAAGCGGACCCGCTCCCCCGCCGCCCCTGGTACCGCCGCGGACGCGTCACGGTCGGACTGGCAGCCGCCTGCGCGTTGCTCGCGGTGTTCGGGAGCCTCGCCGCACTGCCGGATGGGCGGCGTGCGTCCGCCGACGGCCGTGCCCCGTCGGCAGGCCCGGCCACGTCTGGTACGGCCGGGTCAGAAGCCCCCGGCCGCGAGAGCGCGTCCCCCACCCCGAGCGGCAGCTCCCCCACCGTCGAGCCGCCCTCCCCCTCAGCCACTCCGAAGAAGAAGAGGAAGCCTTCTCCGCCCTCCTCGGCCCGCACCACCCCGCCCGCCGGCGCGGCCGGCCCCGCCGTCCCCCTCACCTGGTCGGCCGACTCCCAGGCCTGGAATCTCGGCTGCGGTCACGACTACGTCGTCGCCCGGCCGCCCGGGCAGGTGGCACCGCCGCCGGTCCCGCAGGACGCCGGAGTCTGGGCCGCCGCGCACAACGCGGTGCACGGCGGTGAGACGCTCGTTGAGCTGTCGGTGCAGGGGCGGACCGACACGGCGGTCGTGCTGAAGGCGCTGCGTGTGCGCGTGGTGGGACGTTCGGCACCCGCGCCGGGCAACGCCTACGCCATGAACCAGGGCTGCGGCGGTTCGATCACCCCGCGCTCCTTCGACGTGAACCTGGACAAGGACCGTCCCATCGCCCGCGCGGTCGCCGGCAGCGACGCGGGCACGCCGATCCCGGCGGTGCGCATGCCGTACCGGGTCTCCGCGCGGGACCCCGAGGTGCTGCTGGTCAACGCCAGGACCCAAGGCTGCGACTGCCGCTGGTACCTGGAGCTGGACTGGTCCTCCCAGGGCCGCACGGGCACGGTCCGCATCGACGACGCCGGCCGCCCGTTCCGGACCAGCGGCATCAAGGACCTGCCCCACTACACGTACGACACCTCCGCGCGTCGGTGGGCGCCCTACAGCTAG
- a CDS encoding ATP-binding protein, whose protein sequence is MERQARRGGPIAIGGFSAKTVEDRTDDVTERETAPQLRRRLGRADLRAVPEARRALRELLGQWGKQGQSDVAELLTSELVTNAIVHTDHDAVLTATVGPSGLRVEVRDFVARRPRLRVPVADDGTNGRGLFLVQSLADAWGVRPHGVGKAVWFELEAGAA, encoded by the coding sequence ATGGAGAGGCAGGCACGACGAGGCGGTCCCATAGCGATCGGGGGCTTCTCGGCGAAGACGGTGGAGGACAGGACCGACGACGTCACGGAGCGGGAAACGGCACCGCAGTTGCGGCGCAGACTCGGGCGGGCGGACCTGCGGGCCGTCCCGGAAGCCCGCAGGGCCCTGCGGGAACTGCTGGGACAGTGGGGGAAGCAGGGGCAGTCGGACGTGGCGGAACTGCTCACCAGCGAGCTCGTCACCAACGCGATCGTCCACACCGACCACGACGCGGTGCTCACGGCCACCGTCGGACCCAGCGGACTGCGGGTGGAGGTACGGGACTTCGTGGCCCGCAGGCCCCGGCTGCGCGTACCGGTCGCCGACGACGGCACGAACGGCAGGGGCCTGTTCCTGGTGCAGTCCCTCGCGGACGCCTGGGGCGTCCGGCCGCACGGCGTGGGCAAGGCCGTCTGGTTCGAACTGGAGGCAGGGGCGGCGTGA
- a CDS encoding DUF2637 domain-containing protein: MRLTDISLNWLLPGAVLLLGMLAAVAVLARGKRSSVKNTSADDSWERSEERRRRKEALYGTLSYLLLFCCAAVAALLSFHGLVGFGEQNLGLSGGWQYLVPFGLDGAAMFCSVLAVREASHGDAALGSRILVWTFAFAAAWFNWVHAPRGVGHAGAPHFFAGMSLSAAVLFDRALKQTRRAALREQGLVPRPLPQIRMVRWLRAPRETYRAWSLMLLEGVRSLDEAVDEVRDDTRKKEEARQRRRDQQRVERAQLKAISRGHRGHFGRGGGRQLEVQVERDSSQVTAEPAISAPEPLPVRSRPSLQPVRKGTDPVTVDLTAEDDTMALPRLDSLERKLKDLEQQFG, from the coding sequence ATGAGACTGACCGACATATCGCTGAACTGGCTGCTTCCGGGCGCCGTGCTTCTCCTGGGCATGCTGGCGGCGGTGGCGGTGCTCGCGCGCGGCAAGCGCTCCTCGGTCAAGAACACGAGCGCGGACGACTCCTGGGAGCGCAGCGAGGAACGCCGCAGACGCAAGGAAGCCCTCTACGGCACCCTCTCTTACCTCCTGCTCTTCTGCTGTGCGGCCGTCGCCGCCCTGCTCTCCTTCCACGGCCTGGTCGGCTTCGGCGAGCAGAACCTCGGGTTGTCCGGCGGCTGGCAGTACCTCGTGCCGTTCGGCCTGGACGGCGCGGCGATGTTCTGCTCCGTCCTCGCGGTGCGCGAGGCCAGCCACGGTGACGCCGCGCTCGGCTCCCGGATACTGGTCTGGACGTTCGCCTTCGCCGCGGCCTGGTTCAACTGGGTGCACGCGCCCCGGGGCGTCGGCCACGCGGGTGCCCCCCACTTCTTCGCGGGCATGTCCCTGTCGGCGGCGGTGCTCTTCGACCGCGCGCTGAAGCAGACCCGCCGGGCCGCCCTGCGGGAGCAGGGCCTGGTGCCCCGCCCGCTGCCGCAGATCCGCATGGTGCGCTGGCTGCGGGCCCCCCGGGAGACCTACCGCGCCTGGTCGCTGATGCTCCTGGAGGGTGTGCGCAGCCTGGACGAGGCCGTCGACGAGGTGCGCGACGACACGCGCAAGAAGGAAGAGGCCCGGCAGCGGCGGCGTGACCAGCAGCGCGTGGAGCGGGCCCAGCTGAAGGCGATCAGCCGCGGCCACCGCGGTCACTTCGGCCGTGGTGGCGGACGGCAGCTGGAGGTGCAGGTGGAGCGCGACTCCTCACAGGTCACCGCGGAGCCTGCCATATCCGCGCCGGAGCCCCTGCCCGTGCGCTCGCGTCCCTCCCTTCAGCCGGTACGCAAAGGAACTGACCCGGTGACCGTCGACCTCACCGCGGAGGACGACACCATGGCGCTGCCGCGCCTGGACTCCCTGGAGCGCAAGCTCAAGGACCTGGAGCAGCAGTTCGGTTAG
- a CDS encoding (2Fe-2S)-binding protein, producing the protein MPAPLSAVSGAYARLAEVLPGLAVTELDAVDGTPHGGGWATAADLAAAGPALDRYLAWDVDQIQRDYGRQARPDVVATFGLHRYAWPACLLITVPWFLHRRVPRYPVTHVSYDRTAPGHALGHLAVRPAGFACLPGDEAAALPGARVVPDEEALRAEVRSAVAEHLEPVLAGFGPRMRRRGRALWGMATDEIVEGVWYIAQLLGEIEERRAMRELELLLPGATKPYVGTAAFRELTGPGGEPLLTRDRASCCMFYTLRPEDTCATCPRTCDTERVTKLLATAS; encoded by the coding sequence ATGCCTGCGCCCCTTTCGGCCGTCTCCGGCGCCTACGCACGCCTGGCCGAGGTCCTCCCAGGGCTGGCCGTCACCGAACTGGACGCCGTCGACGGGACCCCGCACGGCGGCGGCTGGGCCACTGCCGCCGACCTCGCGGCCGCGGGACCCGCCCTCGACCGCTACCTGGCGTGGGACGTGGACCAGATCCAGCGTGACTACGGCCGGCAGGCCCGTCCCGACGTCGTCGCCACCTTCGGCCTGCACCGCTACGCCTGGCCCGCCTGCCTGCTGATCACCGTGCCGTGGTTCCTGCACCGCAGGGTCCCCCGCTACCCCGTGACACACGTCTCGTACGACCGCACCGCCCCGGGCCACGCCCTCGGGCACCTGGCCGTCCGTCCCGCCGGCTTCGCCTGCCTGCCCGGCGACGAGGCGGCCGCGCTGCCCGGCGCCCGGGTCGTCCCCGACGAGGAAGCGCTGCGGGCCGAGGTGCGGTCGGCGGTCGCCGAGCACCTGGAGCCCGTCCTGGCCGGTTTCGGCCCCCGGATGCGGCGCCGCGGACGGGCCCTGTGGGGCATGGCGACGGACGAGATCGTCGAAGGCGTCTGGTACATCGCCCAGTTGCTCGGCGAGATCGAGGAGCGGCGCGCGATGCGCGAGCTGGAACTGCTCCTGCCGGGCGCGACCAAGCCGTACGTCGGCACGGCGGCGTTCCGGGAATTGACCGGTCCCGGCGGCGAGCCGCTGCTCACCCGGGACCGCGCGAGCTGCTGCATGTTCTACACGCTGCGCCCGGAGGACACCTGCGCCACCTGCCCGCGCACCTGCGACACGGAGCGGGTCACCAAGCTGCTGGCCACGGCCAGTTGA